Proteins encoded by one window of Ignavibacteriota bacterium:
- a CDS encoding beta-lactamase family protein: MKFLTLKPIFLSVYLITIILVSCDNGTKPTDHVANEKTSAILDNIGDSLISRIVINNVNKSVPGVLIGATNPDNNFSYLKAFGKSDIASNQPLFRGDLFRIGGLTHTFISTLVFKLVEQGTLGLDDPINKYLQVPHSGSILTIRHLLSMKSGLPDYTDSINYYLTENPKRKFSQEQLLNFTFNAMPLSYPGQKLHFALSNYFVLGVIIEKATGNSLEDELKKNIIEPLGLSDTFFNSESDFLGRTHARGYEFDEFNNLEDVTDKYNYSWAWGSANIISDTRDLMKWAEAFTSGRLISQESLAIMKKFEVMQNDSQYKLFMGSGMMQIGPFIGYTGSINGFYTHLYHLPSKGITILITTNSPNDNSALFIRIAELIIPGVKYN, encoded by the coding sequence ATGAAATTTCTGACTTTGAAACCTATATTTTTATCAGTATATCTGATCACCATAATTTTAGTATCATGCGATAACGGCACAAAACCTACCGATCATGTCGCAAATGAAAAAACCTCAGCAATCCTTGATAATATTGGTGACTCGCTTATAAGCCGAATTGTCATCAATAATGTCAACAAATCTGTTCCTGGCGTATTAATAGGTGCTACAAATCCTGACAATAATTTCAGCTACCTGAAAGCATTTGGAAAATCTGATATTGCAAGCAATCAGCCATTATTCAGAGGTGATTTATTCCGCATTGGAGGTCTGACGCATACCTTCATCTCAACATTAGTTTTTAAATTAGTTGAGCAAGGTACTCTTGGACTTGATGACCCGATAAATAAGTACCTTCAGGTGCCTCACAGCGGAAGTATTTTGACAATCAGACACCTTCTGTCAATGAAATCAGGTTTGCCCGATTACACAGACTCTATCAATTACTATTTAACTGAAAATCCCAAAAGAAAATTTTCTCAGGAGCAGTTACTAAATTTTACATTCAACGCTATGCCTCTATCATACCCCGGGCAAAAATTACATTTTGCACTTTCAAATTATTTTGTTTTGGGTGTGATTATCGAAAAAGCTACAGGCAACAGTTTGGAGGATGAACTCAAAAAAAACATTATCGAGCCTTTAGGACTTAGTGATACATTTTTCAACTCTGAATCTGATTTCTTGGGAAGAACTCACGCAAGAGGTTATGAATTCGACGAGTTCAATAATCTTGAGGATGTTACAGATAAATATAATTATTCGTGGGCTTGGGGAAGTGCAAATATAATTTCAGATACTCGGGATTTGATGAAATGGGCTGAGGCATTCACCTCCGGACGTTTAATATCCCAAGAGTCGCTTGCTATTATGAAAAAATTTGAAGTAATGCAAAACGATTCTCAATACAAGCTTTTTATGGGTTCCGGAATGATGCAAATTGGACCTTTCATCGGATACACAGGTTCGATAAACGGATTTTATACACACTTATATCATTTGCCTTCAAAAGGAATAACGATTCTGATAACAACAAATTCACCAAATGATAATTCAGCACTATTTATTAGAATTGCCGAACTAATCATTCCCGGGGTTAAATATAATTAA
- a CDS encoding agmatine deiminase family protein → MKNLIGILIILFSFGHIYSQDAKMRAKENLKRMSAEEKIKLISPKKIPIEKEIEYNRNLNLINKNNISEPKWLSSGIEMDSLPNNFRIAAEFEELQAVLISWPSFAFDSLGNNLEAFTPGVGFYWWQDEFDQWKSELRDIAGYVLDLDDDSEYPLPKIWSKLADVIQKETKVWIRVTPIADTTEIINYMAAKGTPLYNYEFIEDTDGQNEFWMRDFGPFGAYREDNDSLFFVVTRYYPQRPIDDDFPINLAFRKGIPYYQSSLEIEAGNFMTDGHGNSVVGNVLYFANNDTYGHAMTEKKPMNAVEVNAEFAKIFNTNQSIVLQSLRCDGGTGHIDIYSKYVNDEDILITKYPSAFNKVQFPDYQTVLNNRKEIENHNNYYDRKFRFLEVPLPTDDDGRYNRTTCNTFNRDARGYINGLLVNKTFIFPSYSDDESGNSEGDAEATDIIKSLMPGYNVVPIDSRLLTPLGGAVHCITMQVPAENPVLIKHAKYYGEYYINDILQDDNKILFAGSARNKSGFKTGILHYRCTNGEWSEIELELTPSESGSDMEFDFFASIGFEEIECGFNNEIDYYFEFETNNGKTAHKPITAPEGYFSFSVTNSVSSVEELFSSNDFKLYPSPASDFITISISNSGLRQFNENDKIQIYDVLGLEVVQSSLIGGNIRIDISHLQTGVYFVRIGNNVEKLIKM, encoded by the coding sequence TTGAAAAATCTTATTGGGATATTAATAATTTTATTTTCATTCGGTCATATTTATAGTCAGGACGCTAAGATGCGTGCAAAAGAAAATCTGAAAAGGATGTCAGCAGAAGAGAAAATCAAGCTGATTTCTCCCAAAAAAATACCGATTGAAAAAGAAATAGAATATAACCGGAATCTAAATTTAATTAATAAAAATAATATATCAGAACCTAAGTGGCTTTCTTCAGGTATTGAAATGGATTCTCTGCCGAACAATTTCCGAATTGCTGCCGAGTTTGAAGAATTACAAGCTGTACTGATATCCTGGCCCTCATTTGCGTTTGATTCTCTTGGCAATAATTTGGAAGCATTTACACCAGGAGTTGGATTTTATTGGTGGCAGGATGAATTTGACCAATGGAAAAGCGAACTTAGGGATATTGCCGGCTATGTATTAGATTTAGATGATGACAGCGAATACCCGTTACCGAAAATTTGGTCGAAGTTAGCTGATGTAATCCAAAAGGAAACTAAAGTATGGATTCGTGTTACACCAATAGCAGATACTACTGAAATTATAAATTATATGGCTGCAAAAGGAACTCCACTTTATAATTATGAATTTATCGAAGACACAGACGGACAGAATGAATTTTGGATGCGTGATTTCGGTCCGTTTGGTGCTTATCGTGAGGATAATGACAGTTTGTTTTTTGTTGTTACCCGATATTATCCGCAAAGACCTATTGATGATGATTTCCCAATTAATCTTGCCTTCCGGAAAGGAATACCTTATTATCAATCATCACTTGAGATAGAAGCCGGCAATTTTATGACTGACGGTCATGGTAACTCAGTAGTTGGCAACGTATTATATTTTGCCAATAACGACACTTACGGCCATGCTATGACGGAAAAAAAACCTATGAATGCAGTTGAAGTAAATGCCGAATTTGCAAAAATTTTTAATACTAATCAAAGTATAGTTTTGCAATCACTTAGATGTGATGGCGGTACCGGCCATATAGATATATATTCCAAATATGTAAATGACGAAGATATTCTCATAACTAAGTATCCTTCAGCATTTAATAAAGTGCAATTTCCTGATTATCAAACAGTATTGAACAACCGAAAGGAAATCGAAAATCATAACAATTATTACGACCGAAAATTCAGATTTCTTGAAGTTCCATTACCTACTGATGATGACGGCAGATATAACAGAACAACATGCAATACATTCAATCGTGATGCCCGCGGCTATATTAATGGATTGCTTGTAAATAAAACATTTATATTTCCATCCTATTCAGATGATGAATCCGGAAATTCTGAAGGTGATGCAGAAGCTACAGATATCATTAAATCACTAATGCCGGGCTATAATGTTGTTCCGATTGATTCCAGACTACTGACACCATTGGGAGGTGCAGTACATTGTATAACAATGCAAGTACCCGCAGAAAATCCTGTACTTATCAAACATGCAAAATATTATGGTGAGTATTATATTAACGATATCCTTCAAGATGATAACAAAATATTATTTGCCGGCTCGGCAAGGAATAAATCAGGATTCAAGACAGGTATATTGCACTATAGATGCACAAATGGCGAGTGGTCTGAGATTGAATTGGAATTGACTCCATCAGAAAGTGGCTCGGATATGGAATTTGATTTTTTTGCTTCAATCGGGTTTGAAGAAATTGAATGTGGTTTCAATAATGAAATCGATTATTATTTCGAATTTGAAACTAATAACGGAAAAACCGCTCACAAACCAATTACCGCACCTGAAGGTTATTTCAGCTTTTCGGTGACAAATTCGGTATCAAGTGTAGAAGAATTATTCAGCAGTAATGATTTCAAATTATATCCAAGTCCTGCAAGTGATTTCATCACAATATCCATCAGCAACAGTGGGCTACGCCAGTTTAATGAAAATGATAAAATTCAGATATACGATGTACTTGGCTTAGAAGTAGTTCAATCATCTCTGATTGGTGGCAACATCCGAATAGACATTTCTCATCTTCAAACAGGAGTGTATTTCGTAAGAATTGGAAATAATGTAGAGAAACTTATAAAAATGTAA
- a CDS encoding SemiSWEET transporter: MDVVSIYGYLGATCTTVSFIPQIIKILKEKEAKDISIGMYLIFTFGVMMWLVYGILLNEYPIIIANTLTLSFAVTILILKNKYG, translated from the coding sequence ATGGATGTTGTTTCAATTTATGGCTATCTTGGGGCTACCTGTACAACTGTGAGCTTTATACCACAAATTATTAAAATACTTAAAGAAAAAGAAGCAAAAGATATTTCAATCGGTATGTATCTAATATTCACTTTTGGAGTGATGATGTGGCTGGTCTATGGCATTTTACTCAATGAATATCCCATCATTATTGCAAATACACTTACTTTGTCTTTCGCTGTAACAATACTAATTTTAAAAAATAAATACGGATAA
- a CDS encoding aminotransferase class V-fold PLP-dependent enzyme, with protein sequence MIYLNNSSTGYPKPESVLRAVNDLLASPPYNYGRTGLSRGDKNLVNDTRGLVSEFFNASDEYFTIFTSGSTEALNLVIKGLDLKGKHVIISATEHNSVIRPLMQLQKEGILEISIAECDDFGYVTPQNIEKLITENTALICINHCSNVTGTIQDVKSIAHIAHSHSALLLVDGSQSAGLFTIDLQDINPDFFCFTAHKSLAGIQGTGGLIFRKSIELKPLKQGGTGTQSHLLEQPDSLPYKYESGTMNLYGIAALEAGIKWIMNIGIDNIRKHKQIVSKIIIENLKSIDGLNLIFNENHFSGSIISMTIRDVNIDEVNYVLTNSYDISVRSGLHCAPLIHKFIGSENGGTLRASPSYFTTIKEAEKFSEAMKVIINSLRRAND encoded by the coding sequence ATGATATATCTAAATAATTCATCTACAGGTTATCCTAAACCGGAAAGTGTTCTTAGAGCTGTGAATGACTTGCTTGCTTCACCTCCTTATAATTATGGTAGAACAGGTTTAAGTCGTGGTGATAAAAATCTGGTTAATGACACGCGAGGTTTAGTATCTGAATTTTTTAATGCTTCGGATGAATATTTTACAATCTTCACTTCCGGAAGCACAGAAGCACTTAATCTTGTTATCAAAGGATTAGATTTGAAAGGGAAGCATGTAATTATTTCAGCAACCGAACATAATTCAGTAATCAGACCACTTATGCAATTGCAGAAAGAAGGAATACTTGAAATCAGCATAGCGGAGTGTGATGATTTTGGATATGTCACACCACAAAATATTGAAAAATTAATTACTGAAAATACTGCATTAATTTGCATAAATCATTGCTCAAATGTTACGGGCACAATTCAAGATGTGAAAAGCATAGCCCATATTGCACATAGTCATTCAGCATTGCTACTTGTTGATGGATCTCAATCGGCAGGATTATTTACAATTGATTTACAGGATATTAATCCTGACTTTTTCTGTTTTACGGCTCATAAATCATTAGCAGGAATTCAGGGTACGGGAGGATTAATTTTCAGAAAAAGTATTGAACTTAAACCTCTTAAGCAAGGTGGTACAGGTACACAAAGTCACTTGCTTGAGCAGCCGGATTCACTTCCATACAAGTACGAATCAGGAACAATGAATTTATACGGGATTGCTGCTTTGGAAGCCGGAATAAAGTGGATAATGAACATTGGTATTGATAATATTCGGAAGCATAAACAAATTGTTTCTAAAATAATTATTGAAAATTTGAAATCAATTGATGGGTTGAATTTGATTTTTAATGAAAATCACTTTAGCGGTTCAATCATCAGTATGACAATCAGGGACGTAAATATTGATGAAGTCAATTATGTACTTACTAATTCCTACGACATTTCTGTACGCTCAGGGCTTCACTGTGCCCCGCTTATACATAAATTTATCGGTTCTGAAAACGGTGGCACGCTTCGGGCAAGCCCTTCATATTTTACAACAATCAAGGAAGCCGAAAAATTCTCGGAAGCTATGAAAGTAATCATCAATTCGCTTCGTAGGGCTAATGACTAA
- a CDS encoding tetratricopeptide repeat protein, whose protein sequence is MLQIVQNKNGYFANNLWLILFIVSILIISSCSGVRSIRSGNNLYHPKQDITKDNNESGSIESPEPKEMISNEKIDDSEFIEPQAIQNEAKDYSKLAGIVGDRLPTIREQMQDLGKSQELIKNDIAQMQDDIREIRNLIYDLKGTVDDYIPAGTRLPVTGNIKVNEDKKQSSFELLPDEKVADKKIETKPKNTMITKKAISETFLKSDESSVKKSSPKAQIKNEVATKTDDVNIGINPLFNEGKELYSTKKYSEAIESLKKALSQETSKKQESEINFYLGESYYFINKYDLSIDYLNKVLSFNDSPFLDAARIRKAEANLKSGNISEAKADYQALIKNHPGSNHIPKARKMLQQL, encoded by the coding sequence ATGTTGCAGATTGTCCAAAATAAGAATGGCTACTTTGCTAATAATTTATGGCTGATATTATTCATAGTATCAATTTTAATTATAAGCTCCTGCTCCGGGGTCAGAAGTATAAGGAGCGGGAATAATTTATATCATCCAAAACAAGATATTACAAAAGATAACAATGAAAGTGGCTCAATAGAATCGCCTGAACCAAAAGAAATGATTTCTAATGAAAAGATTGATGATTCTGAATTTATCGAACCTCAAGCAATTCAGAATGAGGCTAAGGACTATTCCAAACTTGCCGGTATTGTTGGTGACAGACTCCCGACTATAAGAGAACAAATGCAGGACCTTGGCAAAAGTCAGGAATTGATTAAGAATGACATAGCTCAAATGCAGGATGATATTCGCGAAATAAGAAATTTAATATATGACCTTAAAGGAACAGTTGATGATTACATCCCTGCAGGCACGAGATTGCCTGTTACAGGTAATATCAAGGTGAATGAAGATAAAAAGCAAAGCTCCTTCGAACTTTTGCCGGATGAAAAGGTAGCTGATAAAAAGATTGAGACCAAACCTAAAAATACAATGATTACGAAAAAAGCAATTTCAGAAACTTTCCTTAAAAGCGATGAGTCTTCAGTAAAGAAAAGTTCGCCCAAAGCGCAAATCAAGAATGAAGTGGCAACAAAAACTGATGATGTAAATATTGGAATAAATCCTTTATTCAATGAAGGTAAAGAATTGTACAGCACAAAAAAATACAGCGAAGCAATAGAATCACTTAAAAAAGCACTCTCTCAGGAAACCAGCAAAAAGCAGGAATCAGAAATTAACTTCTATCTCGGGGAAAGTTATTATTTTATCAATAAATATGACTTGTCTATTGATTATTTAAACAAAGTACTAAGCTTTAATGACAGCCCTTTTTTGGATGCAGCCCGCATTAGAAAGGCAGAGGCAAATCTCAAATCAGGAAATATCAGCGAAGCAAAAGCCGACTATCAGGCATTAATCAAAAATCATCCGGGTTCAAATCATATTCCTAAAGCCCGTAAAATGCTTCAGCAGCTTTAG
- the fumC gene encoding class II fumarate hydratase, protein MSFRIEKDSMGEIQVPSNVYWGAQSARSLIHFDIGTEKMPREVIRGMGILKKAAALTNAELGVLPQEKADLIVLAADEVIEGKLDSHFPLSIWQTGSGTQSNMNTNEVISNRAIEMAGGEMGSKKPVHPNDDVNKSQSSNDTFPTAMHIAAAEILNLRLIPAVEELKYTFQKKTEEFNEIIKVGRTHLMDAVPLSLGQEFSAYVRQLEDAVERIYIVLPGIYKLALGGTAVGTGLNAHPDFAVKSAEKIAELTGLPFVSAPNKFEALATHDALVFAHGALKTLAASLMKIANDIRWMASGPRCGFGELTIPENEPGSSIMPGKVNPTQSEAMTMVAVQVMGNDAAINFGGSQGNFELNVFKPVIIYNFLQSARLLADSCKMFNEHCAVGIEPNKVKIKYFVENTLMLVTALNPHIGYDNAAKIAKNAHQTGGTLKEAAVELGLLTSEKFDELVRPEDMLGPNIKN, encoded by the coding sequence ATGTCATTTAGAATTGAAAAAGATTCAATGGGCGAAATTCAGGTTCCTTCAAATGTATATTGGGGAGCTCAGTCCGCAAGGTCATTAATTCATTTTGATATTGGCACAGAGAAAATGCCTCGTGAAGTTATACGCGGAATGGGCATACTCAAAAAAGCCGCAGCACTAACAAATGCTGAATTAGGAGTACTTCCTCAGGAAAAAGCTGATTTGATTGTTCTTGCAGCCGATGAAGTTATCGAAGGCAAACTTGATTCACATTTTCCTCTTTCGATATGGCAAACAGGCTCAGGCACACAATCAAATATGAATACTAACGAAGTCATTTCAAATCGCGCTATTGAGATGGCTGGTGGAGAAATGGGCAGCAAAAAGCCTGTGCATCCAAATGATGATGTAAACAAATCCCAAAGCTCTAATGACACATTCCCGACTGCGATGCACATAGCTGCCGCAGAGATTCTAAATCTAAGATTGATTCCTGCTGTTGAAGAGTTGAAATATACTTTCCAAAAAAAAACCGAAGAATTTAATGAAATAATCAAAGTAGGCAGAACTCATCTGATGGATGCTGTGCCCCTAAGTCTCGGACAGGAATTTTCAGCCTACGTTCGCCAGCTTGAGGATGCGGTTGAGAGAATTTATATCGTACTTCCGGGTATTTACAAGCTTGCATTAGGTGGTACGGCAGTTGGTACAGGACTTAATGCACATCCTGATTTTGCGGTGAAATCAGCTGAGAAAATTGCTGAGCTTACAGGTTTGCCATTTGTAAGTGCCCCGAACAAATTTGAAGCACTTGCGACGCATGATGCGCTGGTATTTGCTCACGGCGCTCTCAAAACTCTTGCAGCATCTCTGATGAAAATAGCTAATGATATACGCTGGATGGCATCCGGTCCGCGCTGCGGATTTGGTGAACTGACAATTCCGGAGAATGAACCGGGGTCATCAATTATGCCGGGCAAGGTTAATCCTACTCAGTCTGAAGCAATGACGATGGTCGCTGTACAGGTTATGGGCAATGATGCTGCAATTAATTTTGGTGGCTCGCAAGGCAATTTCGAACTGAATGTATTTAAGCCCGTAATTATTTATAATTTCCTTCAGTCTGCACGCCTCCTTGCAGATAGTTGCAAAATGTTCAATGAGCATTGTGCTGTTGGTATTGAACCGAATAAAGTTAAAATCAAGTACTTCGTTGAAAATACTTTGATGCTTGTTACTGCTCTGAATCCCCATATTGGTTATGATAACGCTGCTAAAATAGCAAAGAATGCTCATCAAACAGGTGGCACATTAAAAGAAGCTGCTGTCGAATTAGGGCTTCTTACATCTGAAAAATTTGATGAACTTGTTCGTCCGGAAGATATGTTAGGACCCAATATTAAGAATTAA